The Candidatus Margulisiibacteriota bacterium DNA segment AAATGAAGGAACAAGCGGAAGGCGAGATTTTTTATCTGAAACAGCAAAAAGAATCCATTATGAGAGAATATTCCGATGAAATAAAAAAGATGGCAATTGCCCTGGATAAACAAAAAAAATTATATCTTACTAAAATGCAGAGCTTTAAAGGTAAATTTGAGGATAGTGTACAAAAACTTATAACCATATACGCTGACCGGAAAAAAGAAATAACCGGAAATCTGCAGGTTATGCAAAAAGAAAAAAAAGAATTTGAACAGCAATTGCAAATTAAATTTGAGAAAGAAAAAAAAGATATGCGCAACGAATATTTCAAAAAACTGGCAGAGGTTAATGAAGAGTATAAAGAACAGATCGCTGCTAAAAAACAACAGCACGAAAAGCTGCTTGAGGATTACGAGTATCGTCTGCGATCCGAAAAACAATCTTTCGAAAAGAAACTTATTGAAAATCAAGATATGTATCAAGTCAAGCTGGGTGAGATTAAACAGCAATTCGTACCTTTAATTAACGAAGAGACTGAAAAGTATAAACAAATTTTACAGCAGGTCGGCAAACAGAGAGAGACTCTTGTTCATCATTATAAAATGGAAGTGACTGCGATTAAACAGCAATATTCTTCGCTGCTGGAGCAGGAAAAAAAGAACTATAATTCATTATTCAGTGAGATAACAGCAAAAAAAGATGAATTCTTGAAATCCTATCAGGCTCTATTAGAAAGAACAGCACAACTGGAAGACGAAAATAAATAAAAAAAGTATTTAACTGCTAAAACTTTTTAATGCTTCTTCTTCGTTTACAAAGATATTAATTTTTTTAGAAATTTTTGTAATATCCAGAACTCGCTTCACATCTACAGTAGGGTTTAATATTTTGAATGCTCCGCTTTTTTCGGTTATTTGTTTGTAACTGTCAAATATAGCACCGAGACCTGACGAATCTACATAATTCACATTCTTCATTTCAAGTAGAATATTTTTATTGCCTCTATTTAATTCTTCCTCAATAATTTCAGTTAATACATAGTTGTTATCAACGTCCAGTTCAATATCACCGGTAACACCTGTTTCTGTTTTCTTTGCTCCCAGGCTGATGATCAGAATTCCGTTTTTTACTTCTTTATGTATTTCCAAGGTTGTTACCTCCTTTAAATTCTAAACCAATGTATTAACAAATGAACTGTAACCCTAGAAAATACTATAAATACACAATACCCATTTGTCAATAACTTTTAAAACAAATAAAACAAAATCACATATCGATTTTTAATATATTCAGCATGCGTTTAACGTGTTCGCTGGGATTCAAAATTTTGAAAATCCCTCCGGAGCTCGCGATTTTTTGATAACAATTTAAAATGGCACCGAAACCTGAGGAATCTATATATTTAACATTTTTTAGTTCTAAAAGAAAATTTATAGTACCTTTTTCCAATTCATTATCAATTGTTTCGGTTATAATATAATAATTATCAATGTCGATTTCAATCTGACCAGACACATTATTCCCTTCTTTTCTTCCACCCAGGGTAACAATTAAAAATTCTTTAAGTTCTTTAGTGACTTCCAATTAACACCTCCTATACCCTTTTAATAATAATAACAGTAAAGTCGTCATGTAAAGGGGCATCTTGAGAAAATAATAAAATATCTTCAACAATTTTATCGACAATTTCTTGTGCGCCAAGATGTTTATTCTTGGTTATAAGAGCGCGGAAACGTTCTTCCCCGTAGGAATCTTCCAGGCGATTCCTTGCTTCTGTGATACCATCTGTAAAAAGGATTGCTATATCTCCCGGCTCCATAACATATGTTTCTTTGCCATATTTGGCATTGGAAAAAGCACCGAGAGGGAAACCTCCTTCTTCCAGTACATGAAAACTATTGTCTGAATTTCTGTAAAAAAACGGATTTTCGTGCCCGGCGTTAGTGTAGGTCAAAGTCCTGTTTGCATTATCAATGATGGCGTAAACGCTAGGTATATAATTTTTAACACTTTTATTTTTAACCAGGTTGTCGCTTATTTTTTCAAAGACTGCATGCGCTTCTTTATTATCAAAAACCGAAGATTGCATGATGCCTTTAAAAAAGGCCATGATTAACGCCGCAGGGATTCCTTTGCCGACGATATCGGTAAGAGTAACTCCCAACAGATTTTCATCAAGTTGAAAAAAGTCGAAATAGTCGCCACCGATAACTCTTGCAGGAAAGGATGTAGCAGCGATGTCAAAGTTTTGTAAAGCCGGCTTGAATTTGGCCTGCAAACCCTCCTGTATGTTTCTGGCTACCTGTAATTCTTTTTGTGTCATTTGTTCTTTGAGAGATTGATCATACAGCCGATTATTTTCTATTGATGCTGCGGCAAGAGATACTATAGTTTCTATAATCGATATATCATTATCATTAAATTTTTCCTTAAAAAAGTTTTTGCGGATAAGTCCCAGATAGCCGATAACATTTTCTCTGATAATAAGAGGGATAAAAAGCAATTCCGGGATTATTATATCGACAATATCCGGATTGTCATTTTTTACTA contains these protein-coding regions:
- a CDS encoding SpoIIE family protein phosphatase → MNNNYLEKLYFLKKNFENVKSEEDLVSIVLQFIKQEQLTSPLIALVTNSNTGSSVLYGISEFTVNELNSVKDQLVQYIEEQSGLALRSKQLTIFVEERITEPKPFHMNMLKVIPMVLESKLHGAMLIYNEIDFFQNHDLYHLYHILLWLFQEKYFIIARKHQELLYKKLEVINEAREMIYSLVNMDDMLSILGDIILKHAKAEMGFLTLMSTNTDKLEVRASWHTRNEQTAEYMSNFERDFPDNLISIELEDKGNMLEYIKDEMRILKLDSVKIVKNDNPDIVDIIIPELLFIPLIIRENVIGYLGLIRKNFFKEKFNDNDISIIETIVSLAAASIENNRLYDQSLKEQMTQKELQVARNIQEGLQAKFKPALQNFDIAATSFPARVIGGDYFDFFQLDENLLGVTLTDIVGKGIPAALIMAFFKGIMQSSVFDNKEAHAVFEKISDNLVKNKSVKNYIPSVYAIIDNANRTLTYTNAGHENPFFYRNSDNSFHVLEEGGFPLGAFSNAKYGKETYVMEPGDIAILFTDGITEARNRLEDSYGEERFRALITKNKHLGAQEIVDKIVEDILLFSQDAPLHDDFTVIIIKRV
- a CDS encoding STAS domain-containing protein — protein: MEIHKEVKNGILIISLGAKKTETGVTGDIELDVDNNYVLTEIIEEELNRGNKNILLEMKNVNYVDSSGLGAIFDSYKQITEKSGAFKILNPTVDVKRVLDITKISKKINIFVNEEEALKSFSS
- a CDS encoding STAS domain-containing protein gives rise to the protein MEVTKELKEFLIVTLGGRKEGNNVSGQIEIDIDNYYIITETIDNELEKGTINFLLELKNVKYIDSSGFGAILNCYQKIASSGGIFKILNPSEHVKRMLNILKIDM